The Kineococcus radiotolerans SRS30216 = ATCC BAA-149 genomic interval GAACGAGTGGCGAAGGAACGGGGCCGTCCCCGCACGTCGACGGTCCTCTGGGAGGGGGTCCAGCGCCTGCTCGCCGACGCGGCCGCCGCGCCCGGCGCCGGGGAACTCACCGTCGTCGACCTCGGCGGCGGGACGGGCGGCCTCGCCGTGCGGGTCGCCGCGCTCGGCCACCGGGTCGTCGTGGTCGACCCCTCGCCCGACGCCCTCGCCGCCCTCGAACGGCGCACCGTCGAAGCCGGGCTCTCCGACCGGGTCCGCGCCCTGCAGGGGGACGCGACCGACCTCGCCGCGGTGCTCGAACCCGGCCGCGCCGACGTCCTGCTCTGCCACGGGGTCCTCGAGGTCGTCGACGACCCGCGCGCCGCGCTGCGCGCCGCCCACGACGCCCTGCGCCCCGGCGGCCGGCTCAGCCTGCTCGTCGCGCAGTGGCCGGCGAGCGTCCTGGCCCGCGTCCTGTCCGGGCACCTCGACCAGGCGCTGCACGTGCTCTCCGACGCCGACCACCGGTGGAGCGGGCACGACCCGCTGCGGCGCCGGTTCGACCGCGCCTCGGCGACGGCGCTCGCGCAGGGGGCCGGGTTCACCGTCACCGCGGTCGAGGGCACCCGGACGTTCAGCGACGTCGTCCCCTCCACCCGCACCGAGTCCGACGCGGACGTCGAGCTGCTGCGCCGCCTGGAGGCGCTGGCCTCCACGTCCCCGGAGCTGCTCGGGCTGGCCGGGCACCTGCACCTGCACGCCACCCGCTGAACCCGTCCCGGGGAGCGGGCGGTGAGCCGGCGGCAGCTGCGGCCCGACGGCCCCGGGGGCTGGGGGCTGGACGACGACGACACCGGCTGCACCGTGCTGCACGCCGACATGGACGCCTTCTACGCCTCCGTCGAGCTGCTGCGCCGCCCCGACCTGGTGGGGACGCCCGTCATCGTCGGCGGCGGGAACCGCGGGGTGGTGCTGTCGGCGACC includes:
- a CDS encoding methyltransferase domain-containing protein; its protein translation is MAKERGRPRTSTVLWEGVQRLLADAAAAPGAGELTVVDLGGGTGGLAVRVAALGHRVVVVDPSPDALAALERRTVEAGLSDRVRALQGDATDLAAVLEPGRADVLLCHGVLEVVDDPRAALRAAHDALRPGGRLSLLVAQWPASVLARVLSGHLDQALHVLSDADHRWSGHDPLRRRFDRASATALAQGAGFTVTAVEGTRTFSDVVPSTRTESDADVELLRRLEALASTSPELLGLAGHLHLHATR